One genomic segment of Ancylobacter sp. IITR112 includes these proteins:
- a CDS encoding polyhydroxyalkanoate depolymerase, whose amino-acid sequence MAIGVFGDMPDATEAVASPEATLEVASALTRPMYWMFELGHAALDPLRVMADAGRLFYRNPANPLSHTGFGKTMSASLEMFERTTRRYGKPEWGIDEVSVGGVSVPVEIETVWERPFCKLLHFRRDFAQKPRRPQPRMVIVAPLSGHYATLLRGTVQTLLTNHDVYITDWVDARNVPVSEGPFSLDDYIDYVIDIFHHLGGGVHALAVCQPAVPVLAAVARMEEMGDPDVPASMVLMGGPIDTRESPTAVNHFAEERGIEWFQRNVITTVPWPNAGVMRQVYPGFLQLHGFMAMNLERHLKAHADMFGHLVKGDGDSAAKHREFYDEYLSVMDLPAEYYLQTLQTVFIDHALPRGLMTHRGARVDPSKIRNVALLTVEGENDDISGIGQTRAAQTLCSGLADDMKAHYLQPTVGHYGVFNGSRFRAEIAPRISDFVLSHNWPKKGHNQPES is encoded by the coding sequence ATGGCGATCGGCGTTTTCGGCGATATGCCCGATGCGACGGAAGCGGTAGCCTCGCCCGAGGCGACGCTGGAGGTGGCCTCGGCCCTGACACGGCCGATGTACTGGATGTTCGAACTCGGCCATGCCGCGCTCGACCCGCTGCGGGTCATGGCCGATGCCGGGCGGCTGTTCTACCGCAACCCGGCCAACCCGCTGAGCCATACCGGCTTCGGCAAGACCATGTCGGCCTCGCTGGAAATGTTCGAGCGGACGACGCGGCGCTATGGCAAGCCGGAATGGGGCATTGACGAGGTTAGCGTCGGCGGCGTCAGCGTGCCGGTCGAGATCGAGACCGTGTGGGAGCGGCCCTTCTGCAAGCTGCTGCACTTCCGCCGCGACTTCGCGCAGAAGCCGCGCCGGCCGCAGCCGCGCATGGTGATCGTCGCACCGCTGTCGGGCCATTACGCGACGCTGCTGCGCGGCACGGTGCAGACCCTGCTGACCAATCACGATGTCTACATCACCGACTGGGTGGACGCGCGCAACGTGCCGGTGTCGGAGGGGCCGTTCAGCCTCGACGACTATATCGACTACGTCATCGACATCTTCCACCATCTCGGTGGCGGGGTGCATGCGCTCGCGGTCTGCCAGCCGGCCGTGCCGGTGCTCGCCGCCGTGGCGCGGATGGAAGAGATGGGCGACCCCGACGTGCCGGCTTCCATGGTGCTGATGGGCGGGCCGATCGACACGCGCGAAAGCCCGACGGCGGTGAACCATTTCGCGGAAGAGCGCGGCATCGAGTGGTTCCAGCGCAATGTCATCACCACCGTGCCCTGGCCCAATGCCGGGGTGATGCGGCAGGTCTATCCCGGCTTTCTCCAGTTGCACGGCTTCATGGCGATGAATCTGGAGCGCCATCTGAAAGCCCATGCCGACATGTTCGGCCACCTCGTCAAGGGCGACGGCGATTCCGCCGCCAAGCACCGCGAGTTCTACGACGAATATCTCTCGGTCATGGATTTGCCGGCGGAATATTACCTGCAGACGCTGCAGACCGTGTTCATCGACCATGCGCTGCCGCGCGGGCTGATGACCCATCGCGGCGCCAGGGTCGATCCGTCGAAGATCCGCAATGTCGCGCTGCTCACCGTCGAGGGCGAGAATGACGACATTTCCGGCATCGGCCAGACGCGGGCGGCGCAAACCCTGTGCTCCGGGCTCGCCGACGACATGAAGGCGCATTACCTGCAGCCGACCGTGGGCCATTACGGCGTGTTCAACGGCTCGCGCTTCCGCGCCGAAATCGCCCCGCGCATCTCCGACTTTGTGCTCTCGCATAACTGGCCGAAGAAGGGGCACAACCAGCCGGAAAGTTGA
- a CDS encoding ActS/PrrB/RegB family redox-sensitive histidine kinase, producing the protein MSLSLDHPIGERFFGLRLDTLIRLRWLAISGQTVAIVVVQWLLGFSLPIGASLAVVALSAWLNLALRLRNPGARRLSDVEAAWLLAYDILQLGALLFLTGGLSNPFALLFLAPVLISATALSPRTTILLGVLAALCAALVGFWHMPLPWAASSALGEVPELPTLYLVGIWLALAIAIAFMGVHAWRVAEETRELSEALAATELVLAREQHLSALDGLAAAAAHELGTPLATITVVAKELARSLPPDSPLSEDVKLVSEQAERCRAILRRLTTLDSGEAPFDRMPISHLLEDVVAPHRNFGITIAVTLPNGAPGEPIIARNPGLLYGLGNIVENAVDFAESRVNIVASWSEEEVTISVTDDGPGFPIELLDSIGAPYVTSRGRNRWKRGAESEGEDQNGLGLGVFIAKTLLERTGAALTFVNRPPPAHGASVGVRWPRGLIDISGDREAESDTGVAARP; encoded by the coding sequence ATGTCGCTTTCCCTCGATCATCCCATTGGCGAGCGCTTTTTCGGGCTGCGGCTGGATACGCTCATCCGCCTGCGCTGGCTGGCGATTTCCGGCCAGACCGTGGCTATCGTGGTGGTGCAGTGGCTGCTGGGATTCTCGCTGCCCATCGGCGCGAGCCTTGCCGTGGTGGCGCTGTCCGCCTGGCTCAATCTGGCGCTTCGCCTGCGCAATCCCGGCGCGCGGCGGCTGTCGGATGTGGAGGCGGCATGGCTGCTGGCCTATGATATCCTGCAGCTCGGCGCCCTGCTGTTCCTCACCGGCGGGCTGTCCAACCCCTTCGCGCTGCTGTTTCTCGCCCCCGTGCTGATCTCGGCGACGGCGCTGTCGCCGCGCACCACCATTCTGCTCGGCGTGCTGGCGGCACTGTGCGCGGCGCTGGTCGGCTTCTGGCACATGCCGCTGCCCTGGGCGGCGAGCAGCGCGCTCGGCGAGGTGCCGGAACTGCCGACGCTCTATCTCGTCGGCATCTGGCTGGCGCTCGCCATCGCCATCGCCTTCATGGGTGTGCATGCCTGGCGGGTGGCGGAGGAAACGCGCGAGCTGTCCGAGGCATTGGCAGCCACCGAGCTGGTGCTGGCGCGCGAGCAGCACCTCTCCGCGCTTGACGGACTGGCGGCGGCGGCGGCGCATGAACTCGGCACGCCGCTCGCCACCATCACCGTGGTGGCGAAGGAACTGGCACGTTCGCTGCCGCCCGACAGTCCGCTGAGCGAGGACGTCAAGCTGGTGAGCGAGCAGGCCGAGCGCTGCCGCGCCATTCTGCGCCGGCTCACCACGCTGGATTCCGGCGAGGCGCCTTTCGACCGCATGCCGATCTCACATCTGCTGGAGGATGTGGTGGCGCCGCACCGCAATTTCGGCATCACCATCGCCGTCACCCTGCCCAATGGCGCCCCGGGCGAGCCGATCATCGCCCGCAATCCCGGCCTGCTCTACGGCCTCGGCAACATCGTCGAGAATGCCGTCGATTTCGCCGAAAGCCGCGTCAACATCGTTGCCAGCTGGAGCGAGGAGGAGGTGACGATCTCCGTCACCGATGACGGGCCGGGCTTTCCCATCGAGCTGCTGGACAGCATCGGCGCGCCCTATGTCACCAGCCGGGGGCGCAACCGCTGGAAGCGCGGCGCGGAATCGGAAGGCGAGGACCAGAACGGCCTCGGCCTCGGGGTGTTCATCGCCAAGACGCTGCTGGAGCGCACCGGCGCCGCGCTCACCTTCGTCAACCGCCCCCCGCCGGCGCATGGCGCCTCTGTCGGCGTGCGCTGGCCGCGCGGGCTGATCGACATATCAGGTGATCGTGAAGCGGAGAGCGACACCGGCGTGGCCGCACGGCCGTAG
- a CDS encoding ActR/PrrA/RegA family redox response regulator transcription factor: MESVEMLDTAMEPQDRTLLIVDDDRPFLQRLARAMETRGFMVTTAETVADGLASVEGSAPAYAVVDMRLGDGNGLDVISALKRRRPEARGIILTGYGNIATAVNAVKIGAVDYLAKPADADDICAALNAQGDYKPQLPENPMSADRVRWEHIQRVYELCGRNVSETARRLSMHRRTLQRILAKRAPR; encoded by the coding sequence ATGGAAAGCGTTGAGATGCTCGATACCGCCATGGAACCGCAGGACCGCACGCTGCTCATCGTCGATGACGACCGGCCGTTTCTGCAGCGCCTCGCGCGGGCGATGGAAACCCGCGGCTTCATGGTGACCACGGCCGAGACCGTGGCCGATGGGCTCGCCAGCGTCGAAGGCAGCGCGCCCGCCTATGCCGTGGTCGACATGCGCCTCGGCGACGGCAACGGCCTCGACGTGATTTCCGCCCTGAAGCGCCGCCGGCCGGAAGCGCGCGGCATCATCCTCACCGGCTATGGCAACATCGCCACTGCCGTGAACGCGGTGAAGATCGGCGCCGTCGACTATCTCGCCAAGCCGGCCGATGCCGACGACATCTGCGCCGCCCTCAACGCGCAGGGCGACTACAAGCCCCAGCTACCGGAAAACCCGATGTCGGCCGACCGGGTGCGCTGGGAGCATATTCAGCGCGTCTATGAGCTGTGCGGCCGCAATGTCTCGGAAACCGCCCGGCGCCTGTCCATGCACCGCCGCACGCTCCAGCGCATCCTCGCCAAACGCGCGCCGCGCTGA
- a CDS encoding HAD-IC family P-type ATPase, translating to MNDAASRPSAPPAAEWHALPHEEVAGRLGVTSTGLTPEEAQARLKAHGPNALPEPPGRPPLLRFLAQFNNALIYFLLAGASAALVLGHYVDAGVIVAVVLVNALVGFIQEGKAEQALRAIRNMISPHAHVLRAGGRQRVHARDLVPGDLVLLEAGDRVPADTRLIRARGMLIDEAILTGESVAAVKNEAPAPPEAPLGDRHSMAFSGTTIAAGQGAGIVVSTGPHTQIGRIGRLIAEVEPLATPLLRQVDAFARRFTWLAIASAAALFLFAVAVRGYGWSEALIAVVALAVGAVPEGLPAVITITLAIGVRRMARQHAVIRQLPAVETLGATSVICSDKTGTLTRNEMTARRLVVARPGQPEIAVSGIGYDPAGALGWDRPGDAADPADAAAWLLRCGLLCNDAHLHAENGVWRAEGDPMEGALVTLAVKAGLDPATERAAFARLDEIPFDAAYRFMASLHRSPEGEAVLFVKGAPEEVLRLAGLSGDGAWEAAIDRAAAAGERLLGFAMKRLAAAPARLSFADIGEGFSFLGLVGFIDPPRPEAVAAISECRSADIGVKMITGDHAATAGAIAHQLGLAENPVVATGAEVDAVSDADLVAMATRTSVFARTSPENKLRIVRALQSTGAVVAMTGDGVNDAPSLRQADVGIAMGRKGTEAAKQAAEVVLLDDNFASIVAAVKEGRTVYDNIRKMIAWTLPTNGGEVLAVIGAILFGLAMPMSAAQILWINLATSATLGLALAFEPTEPGVMERPPRPPRAGLLTRFMLWRVVLVSVLFTLISFAVFFHSLWRGQELEMARTLVVNTLVVMEIFYLFNVRFLHMRSLTWRGALGTPAVLLALAAVVAGQFAFTYLPVMQAIFDTRPVALLDGVMIIAIGVGLMVVLEGEKLLLRRLGIFTAAEM from the coding sequence ATGAACGATGCCGCGTCCCGCCCGTCCGCCCCGCCCGCCGCCGAGTGGCATGCGCTTCCCCATGAGGAGGTGGCCGGCCGGCTCGGTGTCACCAGCACCGGGCTGACGCCGGAAGAGGCGCAGGCCCGGCTCAAGGCGCATGGGCCGAACGCGCTGCCCGAGCCGCCCGGCCGTCCGCCGCTGCTGCGCTTTCTCGCCCAGTTCAACAATGCGCTGATCTATTTCCTGCTGGCCGGGGCGAGCGCGGCGCTGGTGCTCGGCCATTATGTCGATGCCGGGGTGATCGTCGCTGTGGTGCTGGTCAACGCGCTGGTCGGCTTCATCCAGGAAGGCAAGGCCGAGCAGGCGCTGCGGGCGATCCGCAACATGATTTCCCCGCATGCCCATGTACTGCGCGCCGGCGGGCGGCAGCGCGTCCATGCCCGCGATCTCGTTCCCGGCGATCTCGTGCTGCTGGAGGCCGGCGACCGGGTGCCGGCCGATACGCGGCTCATCCGGGCGCGCGGCATGCTGATCGACGAGGCGATCCTCACCGGCGAATCGGTGGCGGCGGTGAAGAACGAGGCGCCGGCGCCGCCGGAGGCCCCGCTCGGCGACCGGCATTCCATGGCCTTTTCCGGCACCACCATCGCCGCCGGGCAGGGGGCCGGCATCGTCGTCTCCACCGGACCCCATACCCAGATCGGCCGCATCGGCCGGCTGATCGCCGAGGTCGAGCCGCTGGCGACGCCGCTGCTGCGGCAGGTGGACGCCTTCGCGCGCCGCTTCACCTGGCTGGCCATCGCCAGCGCGGCGGCGCTGTTCCTGTTCGCCGTCGCGGTGCGCGGCTATGGCTGGAGCGAAGCGCTCATCGCCGTGGTGGCACTGGCGGTGGGGGCGGTGCCGGAAGGGCTGCCGGCGGTCATCACCATCACGCTGGCCATCGGCGTGCGGCGCATGGCCCGCCAGCACGCCGTCATTCGCCAGTTGCCGGCAGTGGAGACGCTGGGGGCGACCTCGGTGATCTGCTCCGACAAGACCGGCACGCTGACCCGCAACGAGATGACGGCGCGCCGGCTGGTGGTCGCAAGGCCCGGCCAGCCGGAGATCGCCGTTTCCGGCATCGGCTATGACCCGGCCGGCGCGCTCGGCTGGGACAGGCCGGGCGACGCGGCCGATCCCGCCGACGCGGCCGCTTGGCTGCTGCGCTGCGGCCTGCTCTGCAATGACGCGCATCTCCACGCCGAGAATGGCGTCTGGCGGGCGGAGGGCGACCCGATGGAGGGCGCGCTCGTCACCCTCGCCGTCAAGGCGGGGCTCGATCCGGCCACCGAGCGCGCCGCCTTCGCCCGGCTCGACGAGATTCCCTTTGATGCCGCCTATCGCTTCATGGCCAGCCTGCATCGCAGCCCGGAGGGCGAGGCGGTGCTGTTCGTCAAGGGCGCGCCGGAGGAGGTGCTGCGCCTGGCCGGCCTGTCCGGCGACGGCGCCTGGGAGGCGGCGATCGACCGGGCGGCGGCGGCGGGCGAGCGGCTGCTGGGCTTTGCCATGAAGCGGCTTGCCGCGGCGCCGGCGCGTCTCTCCTTTGCCGATATCGGCGAGGGGTTCAGCTTTCTCGGCCTCGTCGGCTTCATCGACCCGCCGCGCCCGGAAGCGGTGGCCGCCATCTCCGAGTGCCGCAGCGCCGACATCGGGGTGAAGATGATCACCGGCGACCATGCCGCCACCGCCGGCGCCATCGCCCATCAACTCGGCCTCGCCGAGAACCCGGTGGTTGCCACCGGGGCGGAGGTGGACGCGGTCTCCGACGCGGACCTCGTCGCCATGGCGACGCGCACCAGCGTGTTCGCCCGCACGAGCCCGGAAAACAAGCTGCGCATCGTGCGGGCGTTGCAATCCACCGGCGCGGTGGTGGCGATGACCGGCGACGGCGTCAATGACGCGCCCTCGCTCCGGCAGGCGGATGTCGGCATCGCCATGGGCCGCAAGGGCACGGAAGCGGCCAAGCAGGCGGCGGAAGTTGTGCTGCTCGACGACAATTTCGCCTCCATCGTCGCGGCGGTGAAGGAGGGACGCACCGTCTATGACAACATCCGCAAGATGATCGCCTGGACACTGCCGACCAATGGCGGCGAGGTGCTGGCGGTGATCGGCGCCATTCTGTTCGGCCTCGCCATGCCGATGTCGGCGGCGCAGATTCTCTGGATCAATCTCGCCACCAGCGCCACGCTGGGCCTCGCTCTGGCCTTCGAGCCGACCGAGCCGGGGGTCATGGAGCGCCCGCCGCGCCCGCCGCGCGCCGGTCTGCTCACCCGCTTCATGCTGTGGCGGGTGGTGCTGGTCTCGGTGCTGTTCACCCTCATCTCTTTCGCGGTGTTCTTCCACTCGCTGTGGCGCGGGCAGGAGCTGGAAATGGCCCGCACGCTGGTGGTCAACACACTGGTGGTGATGGAGATTTTCTACCTGTTCAATGTGCGCTTCCTGCACATGCGCTCGCTGACCTGGCGCGGCGCGCTGGGCACGCCGGCGGTGCTGCTGGCGCTGGCCGCCGTGGTGGCGGGGCAGTTCGCCTTCACCTATCTGCCCGTCATGCAGGCGATCTTCGACACCCGCCCGG